The window CCTTGGGCTTCAAGTCTTCTCTCGCTTCATGGATGATCGCGAAAGCGATTGCAGGCAAAGCGAACATCATCGTCGGGTACAAGCCTGCCATAAAGATGCCGGCGGTCGGGTCTCCGGCGAAGAAGCGCGGCAGGTCGCCGTTCACGATGCTGCCGTCCAAGCGCTCGTACGTGCCGGTCTGGAACCATACGACGTTGTTCAAGATGTAATGCAAGCCCGACGGCACGAGCAATCGATGCATCATGCCGTAGAGGAACGCGCCGAAGCCGCCCATTCCGAGCAGCAAGCCGCTCAGCTCGCGAAGCCCCGTCTGAACGTAAGGACCGATCTGCACGACCAGCACCGAAAACAAGAACGAGGCGAAGCACATGATCAGCAGCACGAACCTCGGCCCGCCGAAAAATTGAATGTATTCCGGAAACCGAATTTCTTTGAATCGATGATATAACAACGCCGCCATAATGCCGATGACGATGCCGCTCGTGACGCCGAGCTCGAAGCCGGCCGGGATGAAAAATTGCGTCACCCGGTCGTATACGAAGTAGCCGACCAACGCCGACATGCCGGCGATGCCGGCGCTCTCCGATAAGCCGAGGGCGACCCCGACCGCGAAAATGTAAGGCAAATATGTAAAGACGGTCATGCCCGCGTATCTGAACAGATCGCTTAACTGATCGAACCCGACCGCTTCCCAAGGGATCGCGCCGAGCCGCAGCAGGATCGCGGCCGCGGGCAAGGCGATCATCGGCATCATCAGCGATCGGCCGAATTGCTGCAATATCCCCATCCAATTCACGCTCGGTCCGTCCCCCTTTCGTCTATTCGTAATGGTAATGAACCGCTTGTCTTTTGTCAAAGAGAAAAACGGCGGACGTCACCGTCCGCCGTTCGTCTTGTTGCCGGTATTAGAAATTGCGGTAAGGAGAGAAATTGCTTTGGTTTTGCATGATTTGGTTCGTCGGCGTGTTGACGTTGTACGTGCCTTGTACGCCGCTCAACGTGTTGATGCCTTGCGAACGACCCGTCGCGTACGTGCTTGCGCGCAAGGAATCTTCGCGCAAAGCCGCGTCATGGTCCGGACGGTTGCCGACGTAATTTTGCGTGTGGTAGCTGTTCGTTCCTTGGAAGCTCGACTGCATGCTTGGCTGGAACGAAGTCATCGAGCCGAAGCTTTGGCCTTGGTTCGATGCAAAGGAGCTCGGGGACTGGCTGTCTTCACGGAAGCTTCGATCGTGGTTCGGCTGGTTCCCTACATAGCTCGACGCGTGATAGCTGCCCGTCTGCATGCTCGGGGACTGGCTGTCCTCGCGGAAGCTTCGGTCGTGGTTCGGCTGGTTCCCCGCGTAGCTGGACGTGTGATAGCTCGAACCCCCGAATTGCGTCGTCTGTTGCGGTTGGTAGAACGACTGGACGGCGCCCGTCGGTTGGAACGTCTTCTGCAAGCCGCGGTATTGCGACTGCACTTGTTGGCCGAAACCTTGTTGCTGACCGAAGGATGGTTGCTGACTGAAAGATTGTTGCTGGCCGAAAGATGGTTGCTGACCGAAAGATGGTTGCTGACCGAAAGATGGTTGCCCGAAGGAAGGTTGGAACGATTGATTGAACACGATCGAATTTCCTCCTTAGAAAGTAAGAGTGGTCCCCCGAGGGCGCGCCGAGACGACGCTTCCTTGGAAGCCTCTAATATTGTGTCTAAGGAGCGGAGAAATTATGAATTCGCCGGGACGATCATTTTCGATTCGGGCGCAGCACCGCGTCTTCTACTTTAATGCATCGATCCATGATGACGGTCATGCCGCTTTCCGACGCGATGCGCGCCGCTTCCTCGCTGGCGATGCCGAGCTGCAGCCACAGCGTCTTCGCGCCGACGGCGGCAGCCTCTTCCGCGATCGGCGGCGTATGCTCCGCCCGGCGGAAGACGTTGACGATGTCGATCGATTCCGGGATGTCCTTGAGTGACGCGTATCCCTTTTGGCCGAGTACGTCTTCTCCCTTCGGATTGACGGGGATGATCCGGTACCCGCGATGCAGCATCGCCTCCGACACTTCGTACGCCGGTCGGTCGGGGTTGTTGGTCAACCCGACGACGGCGATTGCGCCCGCTTGCTCGAGAATCGTCTTGATTCGGTCTCTGCTCGGATGTTCGTACGCCATATAGGTTCGGCCTCCTTCTTATTCCATGCGAATATCGGCGCCCAGCGCTTTCAGGTGATCGAAAAATTGCGGATACGACTTCGCGACGTGATGCGCGTCTCGAATGACGAGACCTTCGCTCGATCGCAGGCCGACGACGGACAACGCCATAATGACGCGATGGTCGTAATGCGCGTCGATGACGACGCCGCCCTTCACGCCTTCCGGCTTGCCGTGCACGATAATTTCGTCGCGCTTCTCCTCGACGTTCGCGCCCGCTTTCCGCAGCTCCGTTAAGTAGTCTGTAATCCGGTCGCATTCTTTATAACGCAAGTTTTCCACGTTGTAGAACCGGGACGTGCCTTCGGCGAAGACGGACGCGGCCACGCACGCCAGAACGGCGTCGGTGAATTCGTCTCCGTCGAACTCCACCGCCCGCAGCTTGCCGTTGCCCTGTACCCGAACGATGCCGTTCTCGTGCGTCAGCGGCGTTCCCATCGCGCGGATGACGTCCACCGCCTTGCGTTCGCCTTGCTTGCTGTTCTCCAGCAGTCGATGCACCGTCACGTCCGAATTCGTCACCGCGGCCGCCGCGAGGATCGCCGCCGAGCCGGGGTAGTCGCCTTGCACCGAGTATTCGCCGACGCGATACGCTTGGTTCCCAGGCACGCGATAGAACATCAAGTCGTCGCTCGCTTCGATCTCGATGCCGGCGTCGCGCAGCACCTCCAACGTCTGGCCGACGACGATCTTCGACTTCAGGTCGTGTTGCACGCGAATTTCGCTGTCTTCTTTCAGCAGCGGCGTAAGGAACAACAGCGAGCTAAGGAACTGCGAAGAGACGCTGCCGGACACCTCGATCGCGCCGCCCTTCGGCTGCCCGCCGTACACCGTGATCGGCAGCTTGCCTTCGTTATGATCGATGCGGACGTTCATCGTCTGCAGCGCGGCGATCAAGTCGTCGTGCGGCCGCTTGCCTAGCGAATCGGGGTACGTGTTGACGAAGGTGACCTCCGGAAGCAACGAAGCTACCGACAGAAGGAAGCGCAATACGGCGCCCGCGTTGCCGACGTTCAGCTCCTTGACCGGCTTCGGATGGTTGCCGAAGCCGTGCACCGTCATCTCGACGTCCGTCTCGGTCAAGCCGGCCCCGAGGTCCTTGAGGCAGCGCCGCAGCGCGTCGCTGTCTTCGCTGTGCGCAGGGTATTTGATGCGGCTGACGCCGTCGGCGAGCGCGGCGACGAGCATATAACGAGTCGTGTAATTTTTGGAAGATAACGCTTGAAGTTCCCCTTGCAAACGGGCAGTAGGTTTAACGATGGCATCCATATTGAATGTCTCCTCTCTTCTATGAACGAGCAAGGCGCGAACGCGAATAATTACTGGTATCTAACAGCCTATGTCCGCTACGGCGCGAGCGCCGTTCCGGCACCGGCCGCCGCGATCGACGTCGCAACGGAGAGCGCGATGTATGCCGCCGACCGGCGTCGCCTCCCCGCGCGCGACAGCGTCGCGGCTTCCACGGCGAACGTCGAATACGTCGTAAAACCGCCGAGAAGGCCCGCGCCTAGCCCTGCCGCAACGACGGGATTCGCGACGCCGCCGCCGGCCATCCACCCGAGAAGGAACGAACCGGCGACGTTGACGGCGAGCGTCGCGTAGGGAAGCCGGTGCGACGCGCGGTTCCGGCGAAGGGCGGCGGCCCGCAGCGCGGCGCCGACCGCCCCGCCGGCCGCGACGGCGGCGAGGATGAGGACGCTCAAGACGCGCCTCCCGCCCGAAGGCCGGCGTTCGCGAGCAGCGGTCCGGCGCAAGCGCTCGCCGCGACATACGCCGCCGCGGCGACGGATCGGCCGTCCGCCAGCAGCGTCCACGCCTCCAAGCCGAAGGCGGACATCGTCGTGAAGGCGCCGAGAAAGCCCGCGGCGGCACCATGGTAGACGGCGGACGACTTGTCCTTCGCCGAGAAGCGACCGGCCATCCACCCGA is drawn from Paenibacillus antri and contains these coding sequences:
- a CDS encoding CoA-binding protein — its product is MAYEHPSRDRIKTILEQAGAIAVVGLTNNPDRPAYEVSEAMLHRGYRIIPVNPKGEDVLGQKGYASLKDIPESIDIVNVFRRAEHTPPIAEEAAAVGAKTLWLQLGIASEEAARIASESGMTVIMDRCIKVEDAVLRPNRK
- the aroA gene encoding 3-phosphoshikimate 1-carboxyvinyltransferase; protein product: MDAIVKPTARLQGELQALSSKNYTTRYMLVAALADGVSRIKYPAHSEDSDALRRCLKDLGAGLTETDVEMTVHGFGNHPKPVKELNVGNAGAVLRFLLSVASLLPEVTFVNTYPDSLGKRPHDDLIAALQTMNVRIDHNEGKLPITVYGGQPKGGAIEVSGSVSSQFLSSLLFLTPLLKEDSEIRVQHDLKSKIVVGQTLEVLRDAGIEIEASDDLMFYRVPGNQAYRVGEYSVQGDYPGSAAILAAAAVTNSDVTVHRLLENSKQGERKAVDVIRAMGTPLTHENGIVRVQGNGKLRAVEFDGDEFTDAVLACVAASVFAEGTSRFYNVENLRYKECDRITDYLTELRKAGANVEEKRDEIIVHGKPEGVKGGVVIDAHYDHRVIMALSVVGLRSSEGLVIRDAHHVAKSYPQFFDHLKALGADIRME
- a CDS encoding fluoride efflux transporter FluC; the protein is MSVLILAAVAAGGAVGAALRAAALRRNRASHRLPYATLAVNVAGSFLLGWMAGGGVANPVVAAGLGAGLLGGFTTYSTFAVEAATLSRAGRRRRSAAYIALSVATSIAAAGAGTALAP
- a CDS encoding fluoride efflux transporter FluC, whose protein sequence is MRYGWIAAGGAAGAVSRWGLGAWLAPAAAGGFPYATLAVNLLGAYALGWMAGRFSAKDKSSAVYHGAAAGFLGAFTTMSAFGLEAWTLLADGRSVAAAAYVAASACAGPLLANAGLRAGGAS